The genomic region TCACGCACCTATCGTTGCTGAAATCCAAGAGACAATTCACTACTCTAACCGTTCTGGTGTTCGTGCTATCTGTTCAGATTGTCACGTACCTCATGAATGGACAGATAAAATTGTTCGTAAGGTTCAAGCATCTAAAGAGCTATATGCACACTTTATTGCGAAAACCATCAATACCGAAGAAAAGTTCAAGGCACGTCGTGCTCACCTAGCAGAACGCGAATGGGCTCGATTGAAAAAGAACGATTCACTTGAGTGTCGTAACTGTCACCAGTTCGATTACATGGACTTCTCAGAGCAGAGCCCTCGTAGTGCGAAACAACACTCGACTGCGCTAGCTTCTGGTGAAAAAACGTGTGTAGACTGTCACAAAGGTATTGCACACAAACTACCAGACATGCACGGCGTTGAAGGCTGGCAATAAGGAGCGATTGAATGAGTACTTTAGAAAGCGTAATTTGGCACATCCTAGGTTACAGCGCTATGCCAGTTATCATTCTTGGCGGCTTCGCAGGTGTTGCAGCCGTTTCTCTTTGGCTTTTATCTATGACTAAAGACAAAGAAATCGATTAACAATCGAGAACATGTCAACTTCTAGCAGTTACTTCTGATATGAATTGACACGAAAAAGCCACTGATTTCAGTGGCTTTTTTATTATCTGATGTTGAATGTCTTTACTATCGTGTGAGTTAGCACCTTAAGCTTCTTTTGCCTGAGCTTCTTTCTCTGCAGCCTCTTTATCGACAATAGGAAGCACCTGTTTTACATAGCTACCCGGCGCTTTACCAATCACAGGGTTAAGTTCTGAGCCTTGATTGAAAGGTTCGATTTTTTCGTCAACTTCAAAACCCTGTAACCACTGATTCCAATGTGTCCACCAAGAACCCTCATGATGAGTAGCATTAGTTAGCCACTCGCCTGCCGAATCGTCTAGGCTGTCATTCAGCCAGAACCCGTACTTATTCTTGTCTGGATGGTTAACAATGCCCGCAATATGACCAGACTCGCCAAGCACGAACGTCTTATTGCCGCCAGTGTTCAATGCACCACGGTAAGTCCCCTGCCACAACGCAATATGATCTTCTTTGGCTGAAATGAAGTAACTCGGTATTTTTATCTTATTGAGATCAATCCAAACACCGCCCACTTTCACACCTTTGTCTTGAACCAATTTGTTTTCAAGATACAGATCTCGCAGCAAGAAGTTATGACACTTGGCTGCCACGTTTGTGCTGTCACTGTTCCAGTACAGAAGATCAAACTCCATCGGGCTGCTGCCTTTGAGGTAGTTATCAATATAGTAGTTCCAGTACAAACTGTTTTCGCGCAGCAAACTGAACGTTACACTCAATGAGCGACCATCCATATAGCCTTTGGCGTCGTTCTGTTTCTCAATTGCATTGATGATGGTCTCATTGATATACGCGCCAACCTCTCCCGGTTGGGAAAAATCCAGTAAGGTGGTAAAGAACGTCGCGGTTTTGATGCGCTTTTTCATTCGTTTCGCAGCGTAGTAAGCAACTGTGGAAGCCAACACCGTACCGCCAATACAGTAACCAGCCGCATTGATTTGCTCTTTACCTGTGATGTCTTCAATCGCAGCTACGGCTTTAACCACGCCTTCCGTGACATAGTCACCAAACTCTGTATCTTTCTGCGCTTCACCTGGGTTGCGCCAAGACATCATGAATACGCTATGTCCTTGCTCAAGCAACCAACGCACCATCGAGTTCTTCTCACGAAGGTCAAGAATATAGTACTTATTGATAAACGGCGGAACGATTAACAAAGGCGTTGCATTGACCTGCGGTGTCTTAGGGTAGTATTGAATCAGTTCAAACAGCTCGTTTTGAAAAACAATATCACCTTCAGTGTTCGCAACATCCACACCCAATCGGAAGGCGTTATTATTGGTCATACGGATCTTGAGTATATCGGCGCTCGCTTCAACGTCTGCTTGCAATTGCTCTAACCCATCGAGAAGGTTTTCACCATTTCGCTCAAGCGTCAGTTTCATCAACTCTGGATTCGTTGCAATAAAGTTACTTGGAGAGAGAGCATTGATTGCCTGGCGTGAAAAGAACGCCACACGCTCTTTAGTTTTATCGTCAATACCTTCGATCGAGTTGATGGTATCGATGTAGCTTTTACTGAATAACAAATAAGATTGCTTGATAAAGCTATAAAACGGGTCGTTTTTCCACGCGTCATCAATAAAGCGCTTATCGCTGCGATCTTCTGAGATTACGCTCTCAGTATTTCCCATCAGAGCGGCATTCTGCCAGATCTTAAGTTGTTGTTCCCACCATTGAGATTGCAACTGAAGTAAAACGGCTGGTTGGTTGGCGGCTTGCTCGAAGATTTTTGATGCATCATCAAAGTTCAATTCTTGCATCGCTTGGTTTAGGGGAGATTGCGCGGCTTCCTTGTTTTGTTCAAAGCTTTCCCACCATTGCTGGTTTGTTTGTTGAAGTTTAACAAGGTAGTCCGAAAAGAAGTGTTGAAACATAACATGACTCCAATAATCGGAAAATCGCCACCGAGCCTCACAGTAAACACTGCGCTAACTCGATGGCGATTAAATTTATGCAGGTGTAACTGTTTTCAAGTTTTCAGTTGTTAGTGTTTCAACATCTTCTTTAAACTCTTTAGCCACAGCTTGAAGCTTTGAACTATCACTCATCATCTGTTGAGACAGTTGAGTTAGTGCTGCTAGTTGCTGGCTGTTGAAAGCCGTTAGGCTAGTCACGTCTTTGATTTCAGTCACTGCTTTCATTTGTGCAAGACCCATGTCCGTGTAAGTCTGCATCGCATTCATTTGCAGTTCTGTCATCGTTTGGACGTTCTTTGCAACCAACTTGTTGAACTTAAAGTACGGTTCAAATTGCTTTTCAGTTTGGTCAGTAATTGTTTTGAAAATATCCGTGTACATAAGTAACTCCTGATGAATACATAGTTTAATAAATTTGTGTAACTATCGTTTCAGCTAACCTTCATCGATTAACTCGCGATGCTTTGAAAAGCTGACCCGATATTTGAAGCTTGCCATCGATATATCAGTTTCTAACCGTCAATACCTTTGAGCAAAACAGCGGTTCCCATTCCTCCCCCCACACAGAGTGAAGCAACACCATAAGTTGTCTTTTGTTCGAGCATCTCATGGATAAGTGAAACAATAATTCGATTGCCTGAAGCTCCTAGAGGATGGCCTAGCGCGATCGCTCCACCATTCACATTAACCTTAGGTTTGAACGCCTCTAAAGGCAGGTCGTGCTGCTCAGAAAGCTGATACATCACACCAAGCGCTTGTGCTGCGAAGGCTTCATTCAGTTCAAACAAATCGATCTCTTCGAGTGTGAGTTCAGCTTTGTGGAGCGCTTTCGATACCGCTTCCACTGGGCCTAATCCCATGATTTTTGGGTCTAAGCCAGATTGTGCGTAACTGCTTAGCTCAACCAGTGGTGTTAGTCCGTATTTCGCGACGGCACTCTCTGATGCCAAGATAATTGCACTCGCACCATCATTGATTCCCGAAGCGTTGCCCGCCGTTACGGTCCCTTCACGGTCGAATGCCGGACGAAGCTTTTGTAGGCCTTCGAATGTCGCGTCAGATTTCGGATACTCATCAGTATCAAAAGTGACAGTCTGTCTGCGCTGCTTCACTTCAACCGGCACGATTTGCTCTGTGAATTTACCTGCTTCGATTGCCGCAACCGCTTTCTGTTGGCTCTCTAACGCATAGTTATCTTGAGCAAGGCGTGAAATGTTCAATGCATTCGCGATGTTTTCAGCCGTCATGCCCATGTGGTAATTGTTAAACGCGTCCGTTAAACCATCACCTACCAACAGATCTTTCATCGAAATGTCGCCCATCTTGTGTCCGTTACGAATACTTGACGGAACCACAAAAGGGATTTGAGACATCACTTCAACACCGGCAGCAACCACCACTTCAGCGTCTTGCGCCTTAATGTGCGCCGCGGCATCCATGACTGACTTCATGCCACTGCCACAAATCATGTTGACGCCGTACGCTGGTGTTTCTTCTGCAAGGCCTGCGTAGATTGAAGCTTGACGCGCTACGCCCATGCCTTGCCCAGCAGAAATCACGTTTCCGACGATCACTTCATCAACCGCATCTAGCGGAAGGTTTGCAGCCTCTAGTGCACCTTTAATCGCGACCCCAGCTAATTCGCCTGCTGACACGTTCTTGAGCGAACCTGTAAACGCGCCAATGGGCGTACGCTTTGCTGCAACAATAAATACCTTTTCCATCATTCAATCCCCTTAAGTTTTACTTATTAGTGCATGTACAAGCCGCCATTCACAGACAATGTCTCGCCTGTAATGTATGCGCCTGATTCACTTGCTAAAAAGCCCACTGCGTCTGCAATTTCTACAGGCGTCGCTAGACGTTTCATTGGGATTTGGTTTTTTATTGAATCAAGGACTTCAGGCTTCATTTGCTCAACCATAGGCGTGCCTGTATAGCCAGGGGCAACAACGTTTACTGTCACACCACTTCTTGCGCCTTCAGCAGCGAGTGCTTTTGAAAAACCAATCATTCCAGCCTTTGCTGCGGAATAATTAGTTTGTCCGAACTGACCTTTAAGACCGTTCACTGACGAAATGTTGATGACTCGGCAGTTGCCCTTTTCGCACATCGGTGCAAACAGAGGCTGTGTCACATTGAAAAGGCTGTTGAGGTTAGTCTCAATCACCTCTTTCCAAGCTTCGGCATCCATCTTTTTGAAAACGCTGTCACGAGTAATACCGGCGTTGTTGACCAAAACATCCACCGTGCCTTCTTCTTCTAACAACTTGCTTAAGCTTCGTGCACATTCAGCGGTGTTGGTGACATCTAATTCAAACAATCTCACTTGCTCTTCAGTAAATTGTTTTTCATTAAACCAATCCAGTGCGCACTGATAATTCCCAGTAAAATAGGTCGCGATAACACGATAGCCATCCGCGACTAATTTAGAAGAAATTGCTGAGCCGATACCGCCTTTTGATCCTGTAATTAAAGCAAGTTTTTTCATTAATGGTTCCATCCCTTACAAGCAATTAAATAACAATGATGTTAATAAGATAATGTCTTAGTCGATAATTAAACTTTACGTGTTGCTTTAATTAAACCCTACATCTCAAAATCAAAAAGTATTATTACAAATAAAAAATATTTTCATGTTAAGGCTGGAAATTTGACTTACATCCCAAAACCCATGAAATGTTGCGCTAATGTAAACTCTGCCAAACCACTGATATAAATAGGGTTTATTTAAATTCAATTATATCACCAAGCCGATAAGTCTTTGTTTATTATGAATAAAACAACACTCTATAACGTGTTTCAAGAAGAATGCAATATTGGAAAACTAAACAATTGATCGTGGAAATAATAGAGAGCTTATTATTCCTTATTAATAAATCTATCGGGGTCTTTCTATATCGAACTCAATATAAGTAAATGTTAAAATCACACTGGCTAACATTCTGACTAGATGAATAAAAGTGAATAGGCAATAAAAAAGCCCACTCTCAAGAGAGTGGGCTTTCAATCTAAATCAATAAAT from Vibrio gigantis harbors:
- a CDS encoding SDR family oxidoreductase, which encodes MKKLALITGSKGGIGSAISSKLVADGYRVIATYFTGNYQCALDWFNEKQFTEEQVRLFELDVTNTAECARSLSKLLEEEGTVDVLVNNAGITRDSVFKKMDAEAWKEVIETNLNSLFNVTQPLFAPMCEKGNCRVINISSVNGLKGQFGQTNYSAAKAGMIGFSKALAAEGARSGVTVNVVAPGYTGTPMVEQMKPEVLDSIKNQIPMKRLATPVEIADAVGFLASESGAYITGETLSVNGGLYMH
- a CDS encoding NapC/NirT family cytochrome c, which codes for MIKLLKAFWKRLATPSKAAVGVVLFLGFSGGLLFWGAFNTGMEATNTEEFCSGCHAPIVAEIQETIHYSNRSGVRAICSDCHVPHEWTDKIVRKVQASKELYAHFIAKTINTEEKFKARRAHLAEREWARLKKNDSLECRNCHQFDYMDFSEQSPRSAKQHSTALASGEKTCVDCHKGIAHKLPDMHGVEGWQ
- a CDS encoding acetyl-CoA C-acetyltransferase; this translates as MEKVFIVAAKRTPIGAFTGSLKNVSAGELAGVAIKGALEAANLPLDAVDEVIVGNVISAGQGMGVARQASIYAGLAEETPAYGVNMICGSGMKSVMDAAAHIKAQDAEVVVAAGVEVMSQIPFVVPSSIRNGHKMGDISMKDLLVGDGLTDAFNNYHMGMTAENIANALNISRLAQDNYALESQQKAVAAIEAGKFTEQIVPVEVKQRRQTVTFDTDEYPKSDATFEGLQKLRPAFDREGTVTAGNASGINDGASAIILASESAVAKYGLTPLVELSSYAQSGLDPKIMGLGPVEAVSKALHKAELTLEEIDLFELNEAFAAQALGVMYQLSEQHDLPLEAFKPKVNVNGGAIALGHPLGASGNRIIVSLIHEMLEQKTTYGVASLCVGGGMGTAVLLKGIDG
- the phaC gene encoding class I poly(R)-hydroxyalkanoic acid synthase, which translates into the protein MFQHFFSDYLVKLQQTNQQWWESFEQNKEAAQSPLNQAMQELNFDDASKIFEQAANQPAVLLQLQSQWWEQQLKIWQNAALMGNTESVISEDRSDKRFIDDAWKNDPFYSFIKQSYLLFSKSYIDTINSIEGIDDKTKERVAFFSRQAINALSPSNFIATNPELMKLTLERNGENLLDGLEQLQADVEASADILKIRMTNNNAFRLGVDVANTEGDIVFQNELFELIQYYPKTPQVNATPLLIVPPFINKYYILDLREKNSMVRWLLEQGHSVFMMSWRNPGEAQKDTEFGDYVTEGVVKAVAAIEDITGKEQINAAGYCIGGTVLASTVAYYAAKRMKKRIKTATFFTTLLDFSQPGEVGAYINETIINAIEKQNDAKGYMDGRSLSVTFSLLRENSLYWNYYIDNYLKGSSPMEFDLLYWNSDSTNVAAKCHNFLLRDLYLENKLVQDKGVKVGGVWIDLNKIKIPSYFISAKEDHIALWQGTYRGALNTGGNKTFVLGESGHIAGIVNHPDKNKYGFWLNDSLDDSAGEWLTNATHHEGSWWTHWNQWLQGFEVDEKIEPFNQGSELNPVIGKAPGSYVKQVLPIVDKEAAEKEAQAKEA
- a CDS encoding TIGR02808 family protein, producing the protein MSTLESVIWHILGYSAMPVIILGGFAGVAAVSLWLLSMTKDKEID
- a CDS encoding phasin family protein, coding for MYTDIFKTITDQTEKQFEPYFKFNKLVAKNVQTMTELQMNAMQTYTDMGLAQMKAVTEIKDVTSLTAFNSQQLAALTQLSQQMMSDSSKLQAVAKEFKEDVETLTTENLKTVTPA